The following are from one region of the Prevotella communis genome:
- a CDS encoding ribonuclease Z: MEPFRVHILGCGSALPTLRHMSSMQVVECRGKLFMVDCGEGAQVQLRRSGLSFEKLGHIFITHLHGDHCFGLIGIISTFGLLGRIATLHIHAPEELRPMLQAQLDMFFNYDIGYKVEFHGVDTKKQQVIYEDRSLTVETIPLNHRMPCAGYLFREKPSLPHIRREMIDLYNIPVSQINNIKSGQGYTLSDGTLIPHEKLVTPADAPRSYAYCSDTRYMPELHKMVKGVNTLYHESTYAQDKKDGAEKYYHSTAQQAAMVARDAQAGKLLLGHYSARYNDETVLLKEAQEIFPNTYLTDEMKVFDV, from the coding sequence ATGGAACCATTTCGCGTACATATATTAGGATGTGGAAGTGCCTTGCCTACATTACGACACATGTCATCCATGCAGGTCGTAGAATGCAGGGGTAAACTATTCATGGTGGACTGTGGTGAGGGCGCTCAGGTACAACTAAGACGTTCGGGGTTGTCGTTTGAGAAGCTGGGACATATCTTTATTACACACCTGCACGGTGACCATTGTTTCGGACTTATCGGCATCATCAGTACTTTTGGACTTCTAGGACGAATTGCCACACTGCACATCCATGCACCAGAGGAACTCAGACCGATGCTGCAAGCCCAACTGGATATGTTTTTCAACTATGACATTGGCTACAAAGTGGAATTTCATGGTGTAGATACCAAAAAGCAGCAGGTGATTTACGAAGACCGTTCACTGACGGTAGAGACAATTCCCCTGAACCACAGGATGCCTTGTGCCGGCTATCTTTTCCGTGAAAAGCCTTCACTCCCGCATATCCGACGCGAGATGATTGATCTGTACAACATCCCCGTGTCACAAATCAATAATATCAAGTCAGGACAAGGCTATACCCTATCAGACGGCACACTGATTCCCCACGAGAAACTAGTGACGCCAGCAGATGCGCCACGTTCGTATGCCTATTGCTCGGATACACGTTACATGCCTGAACTACATAAAATGGTAAAGGGAGTCAACACGCTGTATCACGAAAGCACCTATGCACAGGACAAAAAAGACGGCGCAGAAAAATACTATCACTCAACGGCTCAACAAGCTGCAATGGTTGCACGCGACGCACAGGCTGGGAAACTGTTATTAGGGCATTACAGCGCACGATATAACGACGAAACGGTGCTTTTGAAAGAAGCACAAGAGATATTCCCAAACACCTATCTAACCGACGAAATGAAGGTCTTTGATGTATAA
- a CDS encoding lipocalin family protein, translating into MKKNLFITAIIAIVLCISCGPKGTSNSNDSEEEKVDYLLRDTAIYGFCAEGSAMNTLQIITDGGDTITVSTARANEKGKVLGGYAIGDEMAIIVNSDTTQAILVINKSMLNGDWVMPNPMDGSNETGVRILRGGVAESIDQSTIVYKSWRIFNGQLQFTITREDGIDAEEILVYDIIKLTDNELTLRSTDEDQETYEYTHPAGEEYTEEDLNGVVLDEGYDDEFDM; encoded by the coding sequence ATGAAAAAAAATTTATTCATAACAGCAATTATTGCTATTGTGTTATGCATCAGTTGCGGACCGAAAGGGACATCTAACAGCAATGATTCTGAAGAAGAAAAAGTGGACTATCTCTTACGCGACACCGCTATTTATGGATTCTGTGCAGAGGGCTCTGCCATGAACACCTTACAGATTATTACTGACGGTGGTGACACCATTACCGTCAGCACAGCAAGAGCCAACGAGAAAGGTAAGGTACTGGGTGGCTATGCCATTGGTGATGAGATGGCAATTATTGTCAACTCTGACACGACACAGGCAATCCTCGTTATCAATAAATCCATGCTCAACGGCGATTGGGTGATGCCAAACCCAATGGACGGCAGCAACGAGACAGGCGTACGCATTCTGCGAGGTGGTGTAGCTGAAAGTATCGATCAGAGTACCATCGTCTATAAATCGTGGAGGATATTCAATGGACAGTTGCAATTCACGATAACTAGGGAAGATGGTATCGATGCAGAGGAGATTCTCGTGTATGATATCATCAAACTGACAGACAATGAATTGACACTCCGATCAACAGACGAAGACCAGGAGACGTACGAATACACTCATCCTGCAGGTGAGGAATATACAGAAGAGGATCTTAACGGCGTTGTGCTCGACGAGGGCTACGACGATGAATTTGACATGTAA
- the mazG gene encoding nucleoside triphosphate pyrophosphohydrolase — protein MHTREEQMKAFGRLLDVLDQLREKCPWDKKQTSESLRPNTIEETFELCDAIMRGDSHDMMKELGDVLMHTCFYAMIAREKGLYDIADVLNTETDKLIFRHPHIYHPSQVGAPDPKPLPFGEDDSEREFANAKTSEQVLQNWEQIKLKEKDGNKSVLSGVPAALPSLIKAYRIQDKARNVGFDWQQKEDVWNKVHEELRELEEELAKEDKEKSTNELGDFLFSVINAARLYKLNPDDALERTNRKFIHRFNYIEEHSIKAGKPLTEMSLEEMDKLWNEAKKEEK, from the coding sequence ATGCATACACGAGAAGAACAAATGAAGGCCTTCGGACGTCTACTTGACGTACTGGACCAACTCAGGGAGAAATGCCCGTGGGACAAAAAACAGACAAGCGAAAGTCTTCGACCAAACACGATTGAAGAGACCTTTGAACTATGCGACGCTATCATGCGCGGTGACTCGCACGACATGATGAAGGAACTGGGTGATGTACTGATGCACACGTGTTTCTATGCGATGATAGCACGCGAGAAAGGGCTTTACGATATTGCCGATGTACTGAACACAGAAACAGACAAGCTCATCTTCCGCCATCCACATATCTATCATCCGTCACAGGTGGGTGCTCCAGACCCTAAGCCTCTGCCCTTTGGTGAGGATGACTCGGAACGCGAGTTTGCCAATGCGAAGACATCAGAACAGGTGTTGCAGAACTGGGAACAGATTAAACTGAAAGAGAAAGACGGCAACAAGAGTGTATTGAGCGGGGTGCCAGCTGCCCTACCCTCGCTCATCAAGGCTTATCGTATTCAAGACAAGGCACGCAACGTGGGCTTCGACTGGCAACAGAAGGAGGATGTTTGGAACAAGGTGCACGAGGAACTCAGAGAATTAGAGGAAGAGTTGGCAAAAGAGGATAAGGAAAAATCGACCAACGAACTGGGTGACTTCTTATTTTCTGTCATCAACGCAGCCCGTCTCTACAAGCTAAATCCTGACGATGCACTGGAACGTACAAACAGGAAATTTATCCATCGATTCAACTATATAGAGGAGCATAGCATAAAGGCTGGTAAACCTCTGACAGAGATGTCGTTAGAAGAAATGGATAAACTATGGAATGAAGCAAAGAAGGAAGAAAAATAA
- a CDS encoding valine--tRNA ligase, whose product MEIASKYDPKEVEGKWYQYWLDNKLFSSKPDGREPYTVVIPPPNVTGVLHMGHMLNNTIQDILVRRARMEGKNACWVPGTDHASIATEAKVVKKLASQGIKKRDLTREQFLEHAWDWTNEHGGIILKQLRRLGASCDWDRTAFTMDEKRSESVIKVFVDLYNKGLIYRGLRMVNWDPKALTALSTEEVIYKEEQSHLFHLKYYVDGLASLDNEEALKAEGNVIHKDAKGYYAVVATTRPETIMGDTAMCINPKDPKNQWLKGRKVIVPLVNRVIPVIEDRYVDIEFGTGCLKVTPAHDTNDYMLGKTHNLETIDIFNADGTISEQSTLYVGMDRFDCRKQIAKDLQEAGLMEKIEDYVNKVGYSERNPDTAIEPRLSLQWFLKMQHFADIALPPVMNDELKFYPAKYKNTYKNWLENIQDWCISRQLWWGHRIPAYYYNDNDDYVVAETREEALKLAQQKDASVTDADLRQDEDALDTWFSSWLWPISLFDGINNPGNEEIKYYYPTSDLVTGPDIIFFWVARMIMAGEEYMGTFPFKNVYFTGIVRDKLGRKMSKSLGNSPDPIDLIEKFGADGVRMGMMLSAPAGNDILFDEALCEQGRNFNNKIWNAFRLVKGWQVADGAVSATNKTAVAWMEARIKQANEELKDHFSKYRINDALMTVYKLFWDEFSQWYLEMVKPAYKDGVQQPIDRETYDATLRFFELLLKMLHPFMPFITEELWQALYERKEGESIMRDSLVLEAPTAEELKLIANIEQVKLVVSGVRTVRSQKNIAPKEQLTLQTVGQNQFEAYNDVIKKMGNLSSIDVVEAKDPSASAFMVGTDEFAVPLGDLIDVAAEIQKMEAQLKHLEGFKAGVEKKLSNERFVQNAPEAVVALERKKLADSEEKIAALKESINALKK is encoded by the coding sequence ATGGAAATTGCAAGTAAGTACGACCCAAAAGAGGTCGAAGGAAAATGGTATCAGTATTGGCTTGATAACAAACTGTTCAGTTCTAAACCCGATGGCCGCGAACCCTATACAGTTGTTATCCCGCCCCCCAATGTGACGGGTGTGCTGCATATGGGCCACATGCTGAATAACACAATTCAGGATATCTTAGTTCGTCGTGCCCGTATGGAGGGCAAAAACGCTTGTTGGGTACCTGGTACCGACCACGCTTCTATTGCTACCGAGGCTAAGGTTGTGAAGAAGTTGGCTAGTCAGGGCATCAAGAAGCGCGACCTGACCCGTGAGCAGTTCTTGGAGCATGCATGGGACTGGACCAATGAACATGGAGGCATAATCCTGAAGCAGTTGCGTCGTCTGGGTGCCAGCTGCGACTGGGATCGCACCGCCTTCACTATGGACGAGAAGCGTAGTGAGAGTGTTATCAAGGTTTTCGTTGATCTTTACAATAAGGGTCTGATTTATCGTGGTCTGCGTATGGTCAACTGGGACCCCAAGGCACTGACAGCCCTGTCAACTGAGGAGGTTATCTATAAGGAAGAGCAGAGTCATCTGTTCCACCTGAAGTATTACGTTGACGGCTTGGCATCTCTTGACAACGAAGAGGCCTTGAAGGCTGAGGGCAATGTTATCCATAAGGACGCCAAGGGCTACTATGCCGTTGTTGCCACCACTCGTCCTGAGACTATCATGGGTGATACCGCTATGTGTATCAATCCCAAGGATCCCAAGAACCAGTGGCTGAAAGGCCGTAAGGTCATCGTGCCTTTGGTGAACCGTGTTATCCCTGTAATTGAGGACCGTTATGTGGACATCGAGTTTGGTACAGGTTGCTTGAAGGTGACACCTGCCCACGATACAAACGACTATATGCTGGGTAAAACTCACAACCTCGAGACCATCGATATCTTCAATGCAGACGGAACAATCTCTGAGCAAAGCACTCTCTATGTAGGCATGGATCGTTTTGACTGTCGTAAGCAGATTGCCAAGGACCTGCAGGAAGCTGGCCTGATGGAGAAGATTGAGGATTATGTTAATAAGGTGGGCTATTCTGAGCGTAACCCCGATACAGCTATCGAACCCCGTCTCTCACTGCAGTGGTTCCTGAAGATGCAGCATTTTGCTGACATCGCTCTGCCTCCTGTGATGAACGATGAGTTGAAATTCTATCCCGCTAAGTATAAGAATACCTATAAGAACTGGCTGGAGAATATTCAGGACTGGTGTATCTCTCGTCAGTTGTGGTGGGGACATCGTATTCCTGCTTACTACTACAACGATAACGACGACTATGTAGTAGCTGAGACTCGTGAAGAGGCTCTTAAACTGGCTCAGCAGAAGGATGCCAGCGTGACTGATGCAGATCTGCGCCAGGACGAGGATGCCCTCGATACATGGTTCTCTTCATGGCTGTGGCCTATCTCTTTGTTCGATGGTATCAACAATCCCGGCAACGAGGAGATAAAGTACTATTATCCCACAAGCGACTTGGTGACAGGTCCAGATATCATTTTCTTCTGGGTGGCTCGTATGATTATGGCCGGCGAGGAGTATATGGGTACTTTCCCCTTCAAGAACGTATACTTTACTGGTATTGTTCGCGACAAGCTGGGACGTAAGATGTCTAAGTCACTGGGTAACTCACCTGACCCCATTGATCTCATCGAAAAGTTCGGTGCCGATGGTGTGCGTATGGGTATGATGCTCTCTGCGCCTGCAGGTAATGATATCCTCTTCGACGAGGCACTATGCGAGCAGGGACGTAACTTTAATAATAAGATTTGGAATGCCTTCCGTCTGGTTAAGGGTTGGCAGGTAGCCGATGGTGCAGTCTCTGCAACAAACAAAACAGCTGTAGCCTGGATGGAAGCACGTATCAAGCAGGCCAACGAAGAACTGAAGGACCACTTCTCCAAGTATCGTATCAACGATGCTCTGATGACGGTCTATAAACTCTTCTGGGACGAGTTCTCACAGTGGTATCTTGAGATGGTGAAGCCCGCCTATAAGGATGGCGTGCAGCAGCCTATCGATCGTGAGACCTATGATGCTACTCTGCGTTTCTTTGAGCTCCTGCTCAAGATGCTGCATCCTTTCATGCCTTTCATTACAGAGGAACTTTGGCAGGCTCTCTACGAGCGTAAAGAGGGTGAGAGCATCATGCGCGACAGTCTCGTGCTCGAAGCTCCTACAGCTGAAGAACTGAAGCTCATTGCGAATATCGAACAGGTGAAGCTGGTCGTTTCTGGCGTACGCACCGTTCGCAGTCAGAAGAATATTGCTCCAAAGGAGCAGCTTACACTCCAGACCGTTGGTCAGAACCAGTTCGAGGCCTATAACGACGTCATCAAGAAGATGGGTAACCTCTCTTCTATTGACGTGGTAGAGGCAAAAGACCCCTCTGCTTCTGCTTTCATGGTAGGTACTGACGAGTTTGCTGTACCTCTGGGTGACCTCATCGACGTGGCTGCCGAGATTCAGAAGATGGAAGCACAGCTCAAACACCTTGAGGGATTCAAGGCTGGCGTTGAGAAGAAACTCTCTAACGAGCGCTTCGTTCAGAATGCGCCTGAGGCCGTGGTGGCTCTGGAGCGCAAGAAGTTGGCAGACTCAGAAGAGAAGATTGCCGCTCTGAAGGAATCAATTAATGCACTTAAGAAATAA
- a CDS encoding putative transporter gives MEWFVNLFANTNSVAHIALIYAIVIAVGVYLGKIKLFGISLGVTFVLFAGIVVGHIYKIYCPESEFAAPGDTLTFIQDFGLILFVFMIGLQVGPGFFESFGKAGLKLNALAASAIVLNIVVMFACYFIFFYQKHDVNDLPMMVGTLYGAVTNTPGLGAANEALNSVFGQLNLPVPQIASAYACAYPLGVLGIIGATILVRYLCRVKLEQEEAVLEEQAGANANQKPHHMHLEVSNKYLEGKTVLQVHNFLNRDFVVSRILHDGHVSIPNRDTVFHVGDQMYIVCAEADYEAIVAFIGPVIEVDWEQQDQPLVSKRVLVTNPKINGKSFGQMHFSSVYGVNVTRVTRHGMDIFASPNLPLQVGDRIMVVGPQDDVDRVANMMGNSIKRLDAPNIATIFVGIIIGIIFGSLPFIPGMPLMKLGIAGGPLIIAILIGRYGYKMKLVTYTTTSANMMLREIGLVLFLASVGIKAGANFFDTVMTGDGVLYVLTGFLITIIPILIVGPIARRMKFNYFTIAGMLAGTYTDPPALAYANSICSKEAPAVGYSTVYPFAMFLRILTAQLIVLFCCGQLF, from the coding sequence ATGGAATGGTTTGTTAATCTATTTGCTAATACAAATTCGGTGGCGCACATCGCGTTGATATACGCCATCGTGATTGCCGTGGGCGTGTACCTCGGTAAAATAAAACTTTTTGGAATCTCATTGGGTGTCACCTTTGTGCTCTTCGCGGGTATCGTGGTGGGTCACATCTACAAGATCTACTGTCCGGAGTCAGAATTTGCTGCTCCGGGCGACACGCTGACCTTCATTCAGGACTTCGGATTGATTCTCTTCGTCTTTATGATTGGTCTGCAGGTGGGTCCTGGCTTCTTCGAGAGCTTTGGTAAGGCAGGTCTTAAACTCAACGCACTGGCTGCTTCGGCTATCGTGCTCAACATCGTAGTGATGTTTGCCTGCTACTTTATCTTCTTCTACCAGAAGCATGATGTCAACGACCTGCCTATGATGGTTGGTACCCTTTATGGTGCTGTGACTAACACCCCTGGTCTTGGTGCTGCCAACGAGGCCCTGAACTCAGTGTTTGGACAGTTGAACCTGCCCGTACCTCAGATTGCATCGGCCTATGCTTGTGCCTATCCTTTGGGTGTGCTTGGTATCATTGGTGCCACTATCCTGGTGCGTTATCTCTGTCGTGTGAAGCTCGAACAAGAAGAGGCTGTCCTTGAGGAGCAGGCTGGTGCCAATGCTAATCAGAAGCCTCACCACATGCACCTTGAGGTGTCTAACAAGTATCTTGAGGGCAAGACAGTGCTTCAGGTGCACAACTTCCTGAACCGTGATTTTGTGGTATCCCGTATCCTGCACGATGGTCATGTGTCTATCCCTAATCGTGATACCGTGTTCCATGTGGGCGACCAGATGTATATCGTTTGTGCCGAGGCCGATTACGAGGCTATCGTTGCTTTCATCGGACCTGTTATCGAGGTTGACTGGGAACAGCAGGATCAGCCCCTGGTTTCTAAGCGTGTACTGGTGACCAACCCCAAGATTAACGGAAAATCATTCGGTCAGATGCACTTCTCAAGTGTATATGGTGTCAATGTGACTCGTGTGACCCGTCACGGCATGGATATCTTCGCATCACCCAACCTTCCCTTGCAGGTAGGTGACCGTATTATGGTGGTAGGTCCTCAGGATGATGTTGACCGTGTGGCTAATATGATGGGCAACAGTATCAAGCGTCTGGATGCACCTAATATCGCTACTATTTTCGTAGGTATCATCATTGGTATCATCTTCGGCTCACTGCCCTTCATCCCTGGCATGCCTCTGATGAAGCTGGGTATCGCTGGTGGTCCGCTGATTATCGCCATCCTGATAGGTCGTTATGGCTATAAGATGAAGCTGGTGACCTATACCACCACTTCTGCTAATATGATGTTGCGCGAGATAGGACTGGTGCTCTTCCTTGCCTCTGTGGGTATTAAGGCAGGTGCCAACTTCTTTGATACGGTGATGACAGGCGATGGTGTGCTCTATGTGCTTACCGGTTTCCTTATCACTATTATACCTATATTAATAGTAGGTCCTATTGCCCGTCGTATGAAGTTCAACTACTTCACCATCGCAGGTATGCTGGCCGGTACCTATACTGATCCCCCCGCATTGGCTTATGCCAACAGCATCTGCTCTAAGGAGGCACCCGCAGTAGGCTATTCTACGGTTTATCCGTTTGCCATGTTCCTGCGCATCCTGACGGCTCAGCTCATTGTGCTGTTCTGCTGTGGGCAACTCTTTTAA
- a CDS encoding OadG family transporter subunit produces the protein MTSLRLMLSSLTLLGSVAMFGQGARNIVISEVMTSNTQSIEDEFGHREAWVELANTSYSTYNVRGMYLTTNPKVLDESLSAPQRISMMSVIPNGDDRTNLAARHYMMLFCNSNPAQGKLHLSLPVDSTGPVFLALYNANGVELIDSVTIPVLGADESYARIDGHWTVCGVGDATPGHDNKVQANAAKGKIEEFKDKDPHGFAMAIMAMGIVFLCLSLLWIFFTVFGMIMRHMDTAKKVVNQQPIKPITKTVAKTAEIGHKTSNLLQEGFDKKGIDMEVYMAVIGMALRQYEDDVHDVESGIITIKPKDTGWDDEYTQMTQLHDPFLPSTPKAPIIPTTPELH, from the coding sequence ATGACAAGCTTAAGACTTATGCTAAGTTCGCTGACATTGCTTGGCTCGGTGGCGATGTTTGGACAAGGTGCCCGCAACATCGTCATCAGCGAGGTGATGACCAGCAACACGCAGAGCATTGAGGATGAGTTTGGTCATCGTGAGGCTTGGGTTGAGTTGGCCAATACATCTTACTCCACCTACAATGTGCGAGGTATGTATCTGACCACCAATCCCAAGGTCCTCGATGAATCGCTCTCTGCCCCTCAGCGCATCTCAATGATGAGTGTCATTCCTAATGGCGACGATCGCACCAATCTGGCTGCCCGTCATTATATGATGCTCTTCTGCAACTCTAACCCTGCACAGGGAAAACTTCACCTCTCTCTTCCTGTAGACAGTACAGGTCCCGTATTCCTTGCTCTTTACAATGCCAATGGCGTAGAGCTCATTGACTCTGTCACTATTCCCGTATTGGGAGCCGACGAGAGTTATGCACGCATTGACGGCCATTGGACGGTATGTGGAGTAGGGGATGCCACTCCTGGTCACGACAACAAAGTTCAGGCTAATGCTGCCAAGGGAAAGATTGAGGAGTTCAAGGATAAGGATCCCCACGGCTTCGCTATGGCAATCATGGCTATGGGTATTGTGTTTCTCTGTCTGTCGCTCTTGTGGATTTTCTTCACCGTCTTCGGCATGATTATGCGTCATATGGACACAGCTAAGAAGGTGGTTAACCAGCAGCCTATCAAACCTATCACCAAGACTGTTGCGAAGACGGCCGAGATTGGTCATAAGACCAGCAATCTTCTTCAGGAAGGTTTCGACAAGAAAGGCATCGATATGGAAGTCTATATGGCTGTTATCGGTATGGCACTCCGCCAATATGAGGATGATGTTCACGACGTGGAGAGTGGCATTATCACCATTAAGCCTAAGGACACCGGTTGGGATGATGAGTACACACAGATGACTCAGTTGCACGACCCGTTCCTCCCTTCCACCCCCAAAGCTCCAATTATTCCTACAACCCCAGAATTACACTAA
- a CDS encoding acetyl-CoA carboxylase biotin carboxyl carrier protein subunit: protein MNKYQYKVKGVDYEVEIAEVEGNIAKVNVNGIPFEVELQKPINAAKHPTMGAPKVQAPQSAAPAAKPAVAQPAVAPAAPAAAPAAGTSVKAPLPGTITEIRVQVGQQVNAGDIVLVLEAMKMQNNIEAETTGKVTSIQVKQGDSVMEGSVLLTIG, encoded by the coding sequence ATGAACAAGTATCAGTATAAAGTAAAAGGCGTGGACTACGAAGTAGAAATCGCCGAAGTAGAAGGCAATATCGCCAAGGTTAACGTCAATGGTATCCCCTTCGAGGTGGAACTGCAGAAGCCTATCAATGCTGCTAAGCATCCCACGATGGGGGCTCCCAAGGTTCAGGCTCCTCAGTCTGCTGCTCCTGCTGCCAAACCCGCAGTTGCCCAGCCAGCCGTGGCTCCAGCAGCTCCTGCTGCAGCACCTGCCGCTGGCACTTCTGTCAAGGCACCCCTGCCTGGTACTATCACCGAAATCCGTGTGCAGGTGGGTCAGCAGGTCAATGCCGGTGATATTGTCCTGGTGTTGGAGGCCATGAAGATGCAGAATAATATCGAGGCCGAGACTACTGGTAAGGTAACCTCTATTCAGGTGAAACAAGGCGACAGTGTGATGGAAGGCTCTGTGCTGCTGACCATTGGTTAA
- a CDS encoding sodium ion-translocating decarboxylase subunit beta — MFQFIIDNFNEFLTYTGFANASVGNLLMIIVGAVFIYLAIKKDFEPLLLVPIGLGIILGNIPFRADAGLEIGLYEDNSVLNIFYQGVRQGWYPPLIFLGIGAMTDFSALLANPKLMLIGAAAQFGIFGAYMLALALGFEPNQAAGIAIIGGADGPTAIFLSSKLSPNLMGAIAVCAYSYMALVPLIQPPLMRLLTTKNERVIKMKPSRQVSQTERILFPIIGLLITTFIVPSALPLLGMLFFGNLLKESGKTTRLAKTAGNALNDIVVVLLGLTVGCSTQASEFLTLNTVFIFAIGAFAFAIATASGVCFVKFMNLFLPKDKKLNPLIGNAGVSAVPMAARISNNMGLEYDRHNFLLMHAMGPNVAGVIGSAVAAGALLGFLS, encoded by the coding sequence ATGTTCCAGTTTATCATTGACAATTTCAACGAGTTCCTCACCTATACCGGCTTTGCCAATGCCTCGGTGGGCAACTTGCTTATGATCATAGTAGGTGCCGTCTTTATCTATCTGGCTATCAAAAAGGATTTCGAGCCCCTGCTGCTGGTGCCTATTGGCTTAGGTATCATCTTGGGTAATATCCCTTTCCGTGCCGATGCCGGTCTGGAGATTGGCCTCTATGAGGATAACTCCGTACTGAACATCTTCTATCAAGGCGTGCGTCAGGGTTGGTATCCGCCTCTTATCTTCCTGGGTATAGGTGCTATGACCGACTTCTCGGCTCTGCTGGCCAACCCTAAGCTGATGCTGATCGGTGCTGCTGCGCAGTTTGGTATCTTTGGTGCTTATATGCTGGCTTTGGCGTTGGGCTTCGAACCTAACCAAGCTGCAGGTATCGCTATCATCGGTGGTGCCGATGGTCCTACCGCCATCTTCCTCTCTTCAAAGCTGTCGCCCAACCTGATGGGAGCCATTGCCGTGTGTGCCTATAGCTATATGGCGTTGGTGCCACTGATTCAGCCCCCATTGATGCGACTGCTCACCACCAAGAATGAACGCGTTATCAAGATGAAACCCTCGCGTCAGGTCAGTCAGACCGAGCGCATCCTGTTCCCCATTATCGGACTCCTTATCACCACCTTCATCGTGCCTTCAGCCTTACCCCTGTTGGGTATGCTGTTCTTTGGCAATCTGCTGAAGGAAAGTGGTAAGACCACCCGTTTGGCTAAGACGGCAGGCAATGCCTTGAATGATATCGTGGTGGTACTGCTGGGTCTCACCGTAGGTTGCTCTACGCAGGCCAGCGAGTTCCTTACACTCAACACCGTGTTTATTTTCGCCATCGGTGCCTTCGCCTTTGCTATTGCCACCGCCAGCGGCGTGTGCTTCGTGAAGTTCATGAATCTCTTCCTGCCCAAGGATAAGAAGTTGAACCCCCTGATTGGTAATGCTGGTGTCAGTGCCGTTCCTATGGCAGCTCGTATCAGTAATAATATGGGTTTGGAGTACGACCGTCACAATTTCCTCCTGATGCATGCTATGGGTCCCAATGTGGCTGGTGTCATCGGTTCCGCCGTTGCTGCCGGTGCTCTTCTGGGTTTCCTGTCGTAA